A segment of the Candidatus Aegiribacteria sp. genome:
CCGACAATGTATATTAACATCGCAGGAATGCTGATTGAATCAGACTCTCGGCTGGACGAAGCGGAGGACCTTCTGAAACAGGCTCTTGAACTTCGGGAAGGTCCAAGCAGAAGCGGAATTCACGTAAACCTTGCCATGCTTTATCTCAAGAAGAAGCAGCCAGTTGATGCGCGAGTCCAGGCCATGACAGCATTCGAACTCATTCCATCAGGCAGCGTTCTTCTGAATACCAGCAAAGCTAACGCACTGGCAATTGCTTCAAGAGCATGCACAATGCAGGGTGAGAAGGTTGAAGCTTCACAGTTGGCATCCAAGGCTCTTAAACTTATCAATGACATCCCCGGAACTGAGAAACTTGTGGAAGAATTGAACCACCTTGTTTCGGATAAGGCTCCCGGCACCGGGGTAATCTGATCTGAAAAAAACTGTCTGGTCACTGATCCTTGCTATAGCGGTGTATACCGCGATAGTACTCTTATCTGATGTCAGCAGGGTTATAGATGCAGTATCCAGGATCTCCTTCTACTGGATACCGCTTATTCTTTCCCTGTCGCTGGTTAATTACACACTGAGATTCTTCAAATGGCAATACTTCCTTAAAAGAGTGGATGTTCATATCCCGCGTCTGGAAAGCATGTCTGTATTTGTTGCGGGTTTCTCCATGACAGTATCTCCCGGCAAGCTTGGTGAACTGCTGAAATGCTACCTTCTGAAAGAGCGAAAGGACATTCCAGTTTCAAGAACTTCACCGGTTGTGGTTGCTGAACGTGTTACCGACCTGATAAGCATGATACTAATCGCAATAATCGGGCTTTTTCTCGTTGAACATAAAGGAGCGATGATTGCCATAGGTGCCGGAATTGTGTTTGTGCTTTCGATAATGATATTCCTTCTCTGGAAGAGCGCATTCAGTTTTCTCACAAACCTGCTATGCAGAATTAAGCCTGTTAGCAGACACCGCGATAGCTTTGAGAGATTTCATGAGAACTGCACAGCGCTTCTCGACCTTAGAAGCCTGATGATATCTGTTCCGCTTGGGATCCTTTCATGGGGTGCTGAAGCAATGGTGCTCTGTCTTGTTTCAATGTCACTGGGTATTGAACCGGGGCTTTCAGTGGGACTTGCCCTGCTGGCTCA
Coding sequences within it:
- a CDS encoding flippase-like domain-containing protein; amino-acid sequence: MYTAIVLLSDVSRVIDAVSRISFYWIPLILSLSLVNYTLRFFKWQYFLKRVDVHIPRLESMSVFVAGFSMTVSPGKLGELLKCYLLKERKDIPVSRTSPVVVAERVTDLISMILIAIIGLFLVEHKGAMIAIGAGIVFVLSIMIFLLWKSAFSFLTNLLCRIKPVSRHRDSFERFHENCTALLDLRSLMISVPLGILSWGAEAMVLCLVSMSLGIEPGLSVGLALLAHSAGTIAGAVSMIPGGLGLTEITIGAILISAMPEVDAAVTTIIMRFATLWFAVLLGAIVLSATHR